One window from the genome of Solea solea chromosome 2, fSolSol10.1, whole genome shotgun sequence encodes:
- the mcf2lb gene encoding guanine nucleotide exchange factor DBS isoform X5 yields the protein MEQVFQKRSEGKAAWPDSMGGEEKEDSGFFMEEDIEVELDSGFCLEAESELSLAAQVNSGCDESPDINELGWSVNTEHTDADGEEHREGSAGEDGESHTQEEDATEADSQTEETERVLDVCLCPAEERGTHVRISLEEVETYYRFSRYCHWLHNEIMQLESSPLYAADITPDLRKQFAFLTGGRGDNGSPVIVFPEFPAFGEITDREFHNVLTYLTSVPSLSSTGVGFILVIDRRQDKWAAVKGTLLRIAGSFPGNLQLVLVLRPTTLLQRTLSDILFKFNKDEFKMKVIMLSSVTELHSYIDRSQLTHELGGTQEYCHEKWICHRTAIEGFALMVKKTAQTLQTFGTELAETELPNEIQATTVLLSTHTNKKGKMKDDLLVVLDQGSSLLESINEPVTRNPDHNMNQDELENLATVQRLLSQLDETARAFDEFWLRHKTKLEQCLQLRHFEHNYREVRALLDQVSEKLATLSEVGVSPAHDEHILCELTTYEEKVCEVLSRALALSREGDELIQKSHYAEDSIQPKCSELRTISENVSSSLNAKKEHLLKVIELHQCLERASKWVDDGIYLLASQPVDKCQSHEGAELALQELERYLDHSGHNQLPDLSTIWREYDAVLNQQFKDQVERVSQKQVSMQEMYDKRRVSLKKLAAKQTRPVQPVAPRPEAFIKSPHSSPAHREKQENNCSETDCGNNCEKGNGQLQNGHSISRHASLSEEEENLAVLRRHVMNELLETERAYVEELLCVMQGYASEMDNPAMSHLIPTALQNKKEVLFGNMPEIYHFHKRTFLRELEQYTDFPELVGRCFLERMTDLQIYEKYCHNKPRSESLWRQCSDCAFFQECQKKLEHKLGLDSYLLKPVQRITKYQLLLKEMLKYSKGCEGANDLQEALTSILGILKAVNDSMHLIAITGYEGNIGELGKLLMQGSFSVWTEHKKGHAKVKDLARFKPMQRHLFLHEKALLFCKRREENGEGYEKAPSYSFKQSLNMSAVGITENAKGDNKKFEVWCNSREEVYIVQAATTEIKTTWVNEIRKVLTTQLEACREASQQRAPDQVFPFHSTSSGTVNLSPFKTGQRSFKRGEEKKVEPCSPDINSSSSTKPPGKEDETVTSPTSDRAAVAKKRFTLQGFSNLKAQKGSPTSPDHKTKRQSDPTPFGFKDAGPPHLHLSRARWLSTSSLLQTKWRGWNKASSLMDASEEHDGYSSAEDPLNSDPEDDSGKKLCAGKYTVMADDEEGNAPELSVRSGHMVQLVKEGDDGQWFVRNLSTSKEGWIAAANLIALIGKSKSCQSLTSSEGSGSGNLSTSSSCSETYTSCSDIKP from the exons ATGGAACAAGTGTTCCAGAAGAGGAGTGAGGGCAAGGCAGCCTGGCCTGACAGCatgggaggagaggaaaaagaggacTCGGGCTTCTTCATGGAGGAGGATATAGAGGTTGAGTTAGACTCAGGTTTTTGCCTGGAAGCAGAGTCAGAGCTGAGTCTAGCAGCGCAGGTAAACTCAGGCTGTGATGAAAGTCCAGACATAAACGAGCTGGGCTGGTCTGTGAATACAGAGCACACAGATGCTGACGGTGAAGAGCACAGAGAGGGGAGCGCgggagaagatggagagagtcacacacaggaagaagatGCGACAGAGGCTGACTCTCAGACTGAGGAGACTGAGAGagtgttggatgtgtgtttgtgtccagcaGAAGAGAGAGGCACTCATGTACGAATCTCTCTGGAGGAGGTGGAAACATACTACAGATTTTCACGCTACTGCCACTGGCTGCATA ATGAAATCATGCAGCTGGAGAGCAGTCCTCTCTACGCTGCTGACATCACACCTGACCTCAGGAAGCAGTTTGCCTTCCTTAcag GGGGTAGAGGAGATAATGGCAGCCCCGTCATTGTGTTCCCAGAATTCCCTGCATTTGGAGAGATCACAGACAGAGAGTTTCATAATGTCCTGACGTATTTGACCAGTGTACCCAG TTTGTCGTCGACAGGCGTGGGATTCATCCTGGTCATTGATCGCCGGCAGGACAAATGGGCGGCTGTTAAAGGGACCCTGCTTCGTATTGCA GGCTCCTTCCCAGGGAACCTCcagctggttctggttctgagGCCCACCACTCTCCTGCAGCGCACACTGTCCGACATCCTCTTCAAGTTCAACAAGGATGAGTTCAAGATGAAG GTGATCATGCTGAGCTCTGTGACTGAGCTGCACTCCTACATCGACCGCTCTCAGCTGACACATGAACTCGGTGGAACACAGGAATACTGCCATGAGAAGTGGATCTGTCATCGCACT GCTATTGAAGGCTTTGCACTGATGGTGAAGAAAACTGCACAGACCCTGCAGACATTTGGAACCGAGCTGGCTGAAACTGAACTTCCAAATGAGATCCAGGCCACAACCGTCCTGCTcagcacacacaccaacaagaAGGGCAAAATGAAG GATGATCTGCTGGTGGTTCTGGATCAAGGTAGCAGCCTGCTGGAGAGCATCAATGAGCCTGTAACACGAAATCCTGACCACAACATGAACCAGGATGAACTGGAGAACCTGGCCACTGTACAAAG ACTGCTGTCTCAGCTCGATGAGACAGCGAGGGCTTTTGATGAATTCTGGCTGAGGCATAAGACCAAACTGGAGCAGTGTCTGCAACTGCGCCACTTTGAGCACAACTACAGAGAG gtgAGGGCTCTGCTGGATCAGGTGTCTGAGAAACTGGCAACCTTATCTGAAGTTGGCGTCAGCCCAGCCCATGACGAACACATCCTCTGTGAACTCACCACCTATGAGGAGAAAGTCTGT GAGGTGCTGAGCAGAGCCTTGGCCTTGTCTCGTGAGGGTGATGAACTCATCCAGAAGTCACACTACGCTGAAGATTCCATTCAGCCCAAATGCAGCGAGCTCAGAACAATCAGTGAGAATGTGAGCAGCAGCCTGAATGCCAAGAAGGAACATCTCCTCAAAGTCATTGAGCTACACCAGTGTTTGGAGAGG GCGTCTAAATGGGTTGATGATGGTATATACCTGCTGGCATCTCAGCCAGTCGACAAGTGTCAGTCACATGAGGGCGCTGAGTTAGCTCTGCAGGAGCTGGAGCGCTATCTGGATCATTCAGGCCACAACCAGCTGCCAGACCTCAGCACCATCTGGAGAGAATATGATGCAGTGCTCAACCAGCAGTTCAAG GACCAAGTGGAGCGGGTTTCCCAGAAGCAGGTGTCCATGCAGGAGATGTACGACAAGAGGAGGGTCAGTCTGAAGAAGTTAGCTGCCAAACAAACCAGGCCGGTGCAGCCCGTAGCCCCCAGACCTGAGGCCTTCATCAAATCTCCCCACAGCTCACCAG CtcacagagaaaagcaggagAACAACTGCTCAGAGACAGACTGTGGGAACAACTGTGAGAAa GGAAATGGCCAACTGCAGAATGGACACAGTATCAGCAGACATGCCTCtctgtcagaggaggaggagaacttgGCAGTGCTCAGGAG GCATGTTATGAATGAGTTGCTGGAAACTGAGAGAGCTTACGTTGAGGAGCTACTCTGTGTGATGCAG GGCTATGCCTCTGAGATGGATAATCCAGCGATGTCTCACCTCATCCCAACTGCTTTACAAAACAAGAAGGAGGTTCTGTTTGGCAACATGCCTGAAATTTACCACTTCCACAAGAG GACTTttctgagggagctggagcAGTACACAGACTTCCCAGAACTGGTTGGAAGGTGTTTTctggagaga ATGACAGATTTGCAGATCTATGAGAAGTACTGTCACAACAAGCCTCGCTCTGAAAGTCTGTGGAGACAGTGCTCAGACTGTGCCTTCTTCCAG GAGTGTCAGAAGAAGTTGGAGCATAAACTGGGTTTAGATTCTTATCTACTGAAACCTGTGCAGAGGATCACCAAATATCAGCTGCTATTGAAG GAAATGCTGAAGTACAGTAAGGGCTGTGAGGGGGCAAATGACCTGCAGGAGGCGCTGACCTCCATTTTAGGCATCCTCAAGGCTGTCAATGATTCCATGCACCTCATCGCCATTACAGGATATGAG GGTAATATAGGTGAGCTGGGAAAGCTCCTGATGCAAGGGTCATTCAGCGTGTGGACAGAGCACAAGAAAGGTCATGCCAAGGTCAAGGATCTGGCCCGTTTCAAGCCCATGCAGAGACACCTCTTCCTGCATGAGAAAGCCCTGCTCTTCTGcaaaaggagggaggagaatgGGGAAGGCTACGAGAAAGCTCCCTCCTACAGCTTCAAGCAGTCTCTGAAT atgaGTGCTGTGGGCATTACTGAGAATGCAAAGGGAGACAACAAGAAGTTTGAAGTGTGGTGCAACTCAAGAGAAGAGGTTTACATTGTTCAG GCAGCAACAACTGAAATCAAAACCACATGGGTAAATGAGATCAGGAAGGTTCTGACAACTCAGCTGGAAGCTTGTAGAG AAGCcagccagcagagggcgccagACCAGGTTTTCCCGTTCCATTCCACATCCAGTGGAACAGTGAATCTCAG TCCTTTCAAGACTGGTCAGAGGAGCTTcaagaggggagaggagaagaaagtcGAGCCCTGCAGCCCTGACatcaactcctcctcctcaacaaaGCCCCCAGGAAAAG AAGATGAGACTGTGACAAGCCCCACCTCAGACAGAGCTGCTGTGGCTAAAAAGCGCTTTACTTTACAAGGTTTCAGTAACCTGAAAGCTCAGAAAG GTTCCCCCACAAGCCCTGACCACAAGACGAAACGCCAGAGTGACCCTACTCCATTCGGCTTTAAAG ACGCAGGTCCTCCCCATCTCCACCTGAGCAGGGCCAGATGGCTTAGCACTTCTAGTCTATTACAGACAAAATGGAGAG GCTGGAACAAGGCTTCCTCGTTAATGGATGCCTCTGAGGAGCACGATGGCTACTCCAGTGCTGAGGATCCACTCAACTCTGACCCAGAGGATGACAGTGGCAAGAAGCTG
- the mcf2lb gene encoding guanine nucleotide exchange factor DBS isoform X14, with protein sequence MEQVFQKRSEGKAAWPDSMGGEEKEDSGFFMEEDIEVELDSGFCLEAESELSLAAQVNSGCDESPDINELGWSVNTEHTDADGEEHREGSAGEDGESHTQEEDATEADSQTEETERVLDVCLCPAEERGTHVRISLEEVETYYRFSRYCHWLHNEIMQLESSPLYAADITPDLRKQFAFLTGGRGDNGSPVIVFPEFPAFGEITDREFHNVLTYLTSVPSLSSTGVGFILVIDRRQDKWAAVKGTLLRIAGSFPGNLQLVLVLRPTTLLQRTLSDILFKFNKDEFKMKVIMLSSVTELHSYIDRSQLTHELGGTQEYCHEKWICHRTAIEGFALMVKKTAQTLQTFGTELAETELPNEIQATTVLLSTHTNKKGKMKDDLLVVLDQGSSLLESINEPVTRNPDHNMNQDELENLATVQRLLSQLDETARAFDEFWLRHKTKLEQCLQLRHFEHNYREVRALLDQVSEKLATLSEVGVSPAHDEHILCELTTYEEKVCEVLSRALALSREGDELIQKSHYAEDSIQPKCSELRTISENVSSSLNAKKEHLLKVIELHQCLERASKWVDDGIYLLASQPVDKCQSHEGAELALQELERYLDHSGHNQLPDLSTIWREYDAVLNQQFKDQVERVSQKQVSMQEMYDKRRVSLKKLAAKQTRPVQPVAPRPEAFIKSPHSSPAHREKQENNCSETDCGNNCEKGNGQLQNGHSISRHASLSEEEENLAVLRRHVMNELLETERAYVEELLCVMQGYASEMDNPAMSHLIPTALQNKKEVLFGNMPEIYHFHKRTFLRELEQYTDFPELVGRCFLERMTDLQIYEKYCHNKPRSESLWRQCSDCAFFQECQKKLEHKLGLDSYLLKPVQRITKYQLLLKEMLKYSKGCEGANDLQEALTSILGILKAVNDSMHLIAITGYEGNIGELGKLLMQGSFSVWTEHKKGHAKVKDLARFKPMQRHLFLHEKALLFCKRREENGEGYEKAPSYSFKQSLNMSAVGITENAKGDNKKFEVWCNSREEVYIVQAATTEIKTTWVNEIRKVLTTQLEACREASQQRAPDQVFPFHSTSSGTVNLSPFKTGQRSFKRGEEKKVEPCSPDINSSSSTKPPGKDETVTSPTSDRAAVAKKRFTLQGFSNLKAQKGSPTSPDHKTKRQSDPTPFGFKGWNKASSLMDASEEHDGYSSAEDPLNSDPEDDSGKKLCAGKYTVMADDEEGNAPELSVRSGHMVQLVKEGDDGQWFVRNLSTSKEGWIAAANLIALIGKSKSCQSLTSSEGSGSGNLSTSSSCSETYTSCSDIKP encoded by the exons ATGGAACAAGTGTTCCAGAAGAGGAGTGAGGGCAAGGCAGCCTGGCCTGACAGCatgggaggagaggaaaaagaggacTCGGGCTTCTTCATGGAGGAGGATATAGAGGTTGAGTTAGACTCAGGTTTTTGCCTGGAAGCAGAGTCAGAGCTGAGTCTAGCAGCGCAGGTAAACTCAGGCTGTGATGAAAGTCCAGACATAAACGAGCTGGGCTGGTCTGTGAATACAGAGCACACAGATGCTGACGGTGAAGAGCACAGAGAGGGGAGCGCgggagaagatggagagagtcacacacaggaagaagatGCGACAGAGGCTGACTCTCAGACTGAGGAGACTGAGAGagtgttggatgtgtgtttgtgtccagcaGAAGAGAGAGGCACTCATGTACGAATCTCTCTGGAGGAGGTGGAAACATACTACAGATTTTCACGCTACTGCCACTGGCTGCATA ATGAAATCATGCAGCTGGAGAGCAGTCCTCTCTACGCTGCTGACATCACACCTGACCTCAGGAAGCAGTTTGCCTTCCTTAcag GGGGTAGAGGAGATAATGGCAGCCCCGTCATTGTGTTCCCAGAATTCCCTGCATTTGGAGAGATCACAGACAGAGAGTTTCATAATGTCCTGACGTATTTGACCAGTGTACCCAG TTTGTCGTCGACAGGCGTGGGATTCATCCTGGTCATTGATCGCCGGCAGGACAAATGGGCGGCTGTTAAAGGGACCCTGCTTCGTATTGCA GGCTCCTTCCCAGGGAACCTCcagctggttctggttctgagGCCCACCACTCTCCTGCAGCGCACACTGTCCGACATCCTCTTCAAGTTCAACAAGGATGAGTTCAAGATGAAG GTGATCATGCTGAGCTCTGTGACTGAGCTGCACTCCTACATCGACCGCTCTCAGCTGACACATGAACTCGGTGGAACACAGGAATACTGCCATGAGAAGTGGATCTGTCATCGCACT GCTATTGAAGGCTTTGCACTGATGGTGAAGAAAACTGCACAGACCCTGCAGACATTTGGAACCGAGCTGGCTGAAACTGAACTTCCAAATGAGATCCAGGCCACAACCGTCCTGCTcagcacacacaccaacaagaAGGGCAAAATGAAG GATGATCTGCTGGTGGTTCTGGATCAAGGTAGCAGCCTGCTGGAGAGCATCAATGAGCCTGTAACACGAAATCCTGACCACAACATGAACCAGGATGAACTGGAGAACCTGGCCACTGTACAAAG ACTGCTGTCTCAGCTCGATGAGACAGCGAGGGCTTTTGATGAATTCTGGCTGAGGCATAAGACCAAACTGGAGCAGTGTCTGCAACTGCGCCACTTTGAGCACAACTACAGAGAG gtgAGGGCTCTGCTGGATCAGGTGTCTGAGAAACTGGCAACCTTATCTGAAGTTGGCGTCAGCCCAGCCCATGACGAACACATCCTCTGTGAACTCACCACCTATGAGGAGAAAGTCTGT GAGGTGCTGAGCAGAGCCTTGGCCTTGTCTCGTGAGGGTGATGAACTCATCCAGAAGTCACACTACGCTGAAGATTCCATTCAGCCCAAATGCAGCGAGCTCAGAACAATCAGTGAGAATGTGAGCAGCAGCCTGAATGCCAAGAAGGAACATCTCCTCAAAGTCATTGAGCTACACCAGTGTTTGGAGAGG GCGTCTAAATGGGTTGATGATGGTATATACCTGCTGGCATCTCAGCCAGTCGACAAGTGTCAGTCACATGAGGGCGCTGAGTTAGCTCTGCAGGAGCTGGAGCGCTATCTGGATCATTCAGGCCACAACCAGCTGCCAGACCTCAGCACCATCTGGAGAGAATATGATGCAGTGCTCAACCAGCAGTTCAAG GACCAAGTGGAGCGGGTTTCCCAGAAGCAGGTGTCCATGCAGGAGATGTACGACAAGAGGAGGGTCAGTCTGAAGAAGTTAGCTGCCAAACAAACCAGGCCGGTGCAGCCCGTAGCCCCCAGACCTGAGGCCTTCATCAAATCTCCCCACAGCTCACCAG CtcacagagaaaagcaggagAACAACTGCTCAGAGACAGACTGTGGGAACAACTGTGAGAAa GGAAATGGCCAACTGCAGAATGGACACAGTATCAGCAGACATGCCTCtctgtcagaggaggaggagaacttgGCAGTGCTCAGGAG GCATGTTATGAATGAGTTGCTGGAAACTGAGAGAGCTTACGTTGAGGAGCTACTCTGTGTGATGCAG GGCTATGCCTCTGAGATGGATAATCCAGCGATGTCTCACCTCATCCCAACTGCTTTACAAAACAAGAAGGAGGTTCTGTTTGGCAACATGCCTGAAATTTACCACTTCCACAAGAG GACTTttctgagggagctggagcAGTACACAGACTTCCCAGAACTGGTTGGAAGGTGTTTTctggagaga ATGACAGATTTGCAGATCTATGAGAAGTACTGTCACAACAAGCCTCGCTCTGAAAGTCTGTGGAGACAGTGCTCAGACTGTGCCTTCTTCCAG GAGTGTCAGAAGAAGTTGGAGCATAAACTGGGTTTAGATTCTTATCTACTGAAACCTGTGCAGAGGATCACCAAATATCAGCTGCTATTGAAG GAAATGCTGAAGTACAGTAAGGGCTGTGAGGGGGCAAATGACCTGCAGGAGGCGCTGACCTCCATTTTAGGCATCCTCAAGGCTGTCAATGATTCCATGCACCTCATCGCCATTACAGGATATGAG GGTAATATAGGTGAGCTGGGAAAGCTCCTGATGCAAGGGTCATTCAGCGTGTGGACAGAGCACAAGAAAGGTCATGCCAAGGTCAAGGATCTGGCCCGTTTCAAGCCCATGCAGAGACACCTCTTCCTGCATGAGAAAGCCCTGCTCTTCTGcaaaaggagggaggagaatgGGGAAGGCTACGAGAAAGCTCCCTCCTACAGCTTCAAGCAGTCTCTGAAT atgaGTGCTGTGGGCATTACTGAGAATGCAAAGGGAGACAACAAGAAGTTTGAAGTGTGGTGCAACTCAAGAGAAGAGGTTTACATTGTTCAG GCAGCAACAACTGAAATCAAAACCACATGGGTAAATGAGATCAGGAAGGTTCTGACAACTCAGCTGGAAGCTTGTAGAG AAGCcagccagcagagggcgccagACCAGGTTTTCCCGTTCCATTCCACATCCAGTGGAACAGTGAATCTCAG TCCTTTCAAGACTGGTCAGAGGAGCTTcaagaggggagaggagaagaaagtcGAGCCCTGCAGCCCTGACatcaactcctcctcctcaacaaaGCCCCCAGGAAAAG ATGAGACTGTGACAAGCCCCACCTCAGACAGAGCTGCTGTGGCTAAAAAGCGCTTTACTTTACAAGGTTTCAGTAACCTGAAAGCTCAGAAAG GTTCCCCCACAAGCCCTGACCACAAGACGAAACGCCAGAGTGACCCTACTCCATTCGGCTTTAAAG GCTGGAACAAGGCTTCCTCGTTAATGGATGCCTCTGAGGAGCACGATGGCTACTCCAGTGCTGAGGATCCACTCAACTCTGACCCAGAGGATGACAGTGGCAAGAAGCTG